The proteins below are encoded in one region of Oncorhynchus masou masou isolate Uvic2021 chromosome 15, UVic_Omas_1.1, whole genome shotgun sequence:
- the LOC135556810 gene encoding meiosis-specific coiled-coil domain-containing protein MEIOC-like: MQWSRLLDGSMGEESMSRLAGSFSDTPWHLNNAVKNRISASSRGVRMAFDRFQSASSGSDSFFSSNKHQTCGTADNERLLQPYIPLPEFLLSEEPPMSYTPWSAQDDPYQLINCTQNNVQSRNLPDGNDCGSEADLYGLVSNILEEADQMDSYYTEETLSQLKSVWSPKSMSDDCQQYFQSESKVQSNFLPNHVYPESFSKEQGQPMNRGSEEFYQRFNGFDTSDQQWLLSSCNGDMDTRYSLQTQELPKPPGLPLPNVGNAYRSNTRPSKHEYNTAEKVGGFCGSGNALSDHMDAFAPSFCPQSKINSQCFDHYYEEFPGQISAKPRRTKQYTMQEVNKLASNIQTLMVGEQDNTCGREPQKRQSVQMQYDNIIAEQRNFSNTRMPGQSTQAMQFKKELGGEYGAMQRETDGGMKNKELLQSDFDSKDLSGFGPQHVEYFQKTKSLSASFNPTISHQNKMAVQKGSNPLSTGLSLNQYHYSQQNPLQNKLKPQHQQPMGNCFSSRPSKMLSHSVSEFVPQHSHQMQRGPPPCIQDYSQGDGPSLHSSRAGQNQVRMGMGGLRRGASDSDFEMQLDKSRMHMAGLVADGCSPTQCLDGKTRPQTSTHMTGDGDKKQGLLQNPYLDLLGSMYGSQRFGGGNGTVNAGKNPTFLPCMYQAVNDPRQNSCHMSLNSASFNSRSSFPYGGSIPPMDLCDLLPDGEFAAFNPYLNDMMGSSGENPYPGMMGGLRSPRIMRNRGGPMSQLHFHLEECYEQWRVLEKERKKTEDILTKSYPGKRISVVTSSALPKIPPNPSRVDRLIVDQIREQAKVVSLLGKMERLRSFPLHANICSALDRHLEAIYITQARRKEEFVNTSNRQRQASTHFREDRDILLLATALRGLCLTTRKSRTALWCALQMTLPKSNTDKLDEQSTSEETSPGRTLIQF, from the exons ATGCAATGGTCCCGCCTGCTGGACGGAAGCATGGGAGAAGAGTCCATGTCTCGGTTGGCTGGGTCTTTCTCAGACACCCCCTGGCAT TTAAATAATGCAGTGAAGAATAGAATAAGTGCAAGTTCAAGAGGAGTGAGAATGGCGTTTGATCGATTCCAGAGTGCATCATCAGGTTCAGACTCATTCTTTTCCTCAAATAAGCATCAG ACCTGTGGAACTGCGGACAATGAAAGACTCTTGCAGCCGTACATCCCCTTACCCGAATTCTTATTGTCAGAAGAACCTCCCATGTCCTACACACCCTGGTCTGCACAGGATGATCCATACCAACTCATTAATTGCACCCAGAACAATGTTCAAAGCAG GAATCTCCCAGATGGAAATGACTGTGGAAGTGAAGCTGATCTCTATGGGCTGGTGTCAAATATCTTGGAGGAGGCTGATCAAATGGACAGTTACTATACTGAAGA GACATTATCCCAACTGAAATCTGTCTGGTCTCCCAAGTCAATGAGCGACGATTGCCAGCAGTACTTCCAGTCTGAGTCCAAAGTGCAGTCCAACTTTCTGCCGAACCATGTTTACCCTGAGTCTTTCAGTAAAGAACAAGGGCAGCCAATGAACAGAGGTTCCGAAGAGTTCTACCAGCGTTTCAACGGCTTTGATACCAGTGACCAGCAGTGGCTCCTCTCTTCCTGCAATGGAGACATGGACACTAGATACTCTCTACAGACCCAAGAGCTGCCGAAGCCGCCGGGGCTACCACTGCCCAACGTGGGGAACGCCTACCGTTCAAACACGAGGCCGAGTAAACACGAGTACAACACAGCTGAGAAGGTCGGAGGGTTCTGTGGGTCTGGGAACGCTCTTTCTGACCACATGGATGCTTTTGCACCCTCCTTCTGCCCCCAGAGCAAGATTAATAGCCAGTGCTTTGACCACTACTATGAAGAGTTCCCAGGCCAGATCAGCGCCAAGCCCAGAAGGACCAAGCAGTACACCATGCAAGAGGTCAACAAGCTGGCCAGCAACATCCAGACTCTGATGGTGGGTGAGCAGGACAACACATGTGGTAGGGAGCCCCAGAAACGGCAGAGTGTGCAGATGCAGTATGACAACATCATTGCCGAACAGAGGAACTTCTCCAACACAAGGATGCCTGGGCAAAGCACTCAAGCCATGCAGTTTAAGAAGGAACTAGGAGGGGAGTATGGAGCCATGCAGAGGGAGACTGATGGAGGAATGAAGAACAAAGAGCTGCTACAGAGTGACTTTGATTCCAAAGACTTATCTGGATTTGGTCCACAACACGTTGAGTATTTCCAAAAAACAAAATCACTCTCAGCGTCTTTCAATCCTACAATTTCTCACCAAAACAAGATGGCTGTCCAGAAAGGAAGCAATCCCCTCTCTACGGGCCTTAGTCTGAACCAGTACCATTATAGCCAGCAGAACCCGTTGCAGAACAAACTCAAGCCGCAGCATCAGCAGCCAATGGGAAACTGTTTTTCCTCTCGGCCGTCCAAGATGCTGTCCCACTCTGTGTCTGAGTTTGTACCTCAGCACTCCCACCAGATGCAGAGAGGACCACCACCGTGCATCCAGGACTACAGTCAGGGGGACGGGCCCAGCCTCCACAGCAGCAGGGCAGGACAGAACCAGGTCAGGATGGGCATGGGCGGGCTGAGGAGGGGAGCCAGTGACAGTGACTTTGAGATGCAGCTGGACAAGAGCAGGATGCACATGGCTGGGCTGGTGGCTGATGGCTGCTCCCCCACTCAGTGCTTGGATGGGAAGACAAGGCCCCAGACCAGCACTCACATGACAGGAGACGGGGACAAGAAGCAGGGGCTCCTGCAGAACCCTTACCTCGACCTACTCGGCAGCATGTATGGCTCTCAGAGATTCGGCGGAGGAAACGGCACAGTCAATGCAGGGAAGAACCCAACCTTTCTGCCTTGCATGTATCAGGCTGTGAATGACCCCAGACAGAACTCCTGCCACATGTCTTTGAACTCTGCCAGCTTCAACTCCAGATCCTCCTTCCCCTACGGCGGTTCCATCCCCCCCATGGACCTGTGTGACCTGCTGCCAGACGGGGAGTTTGCAGCTTTCAACCCTTACCTCAATGACATGATGGGCTCCAGTGGAGAGAACCCCTACCCAGGGATGATGGGAGGCCTCCGCTCCCCAAGGATAATGAGAAACCGTGGAGGACCCATGAGCCAGCTCCACTTCCACCTGGAGGAGTGCTATGAGCAGTGGAGAgtcctggagaaggagagaaagaag ACAGAGGACATCCTTACCAAGAGTTATCCTGGAAAGCGGATTTCTGTGGTGACCAGCAGTGCCCTCCCAAAAATCCCACCTAACCCTTCCAGAGTGGACCGTCTCATCGTGGACCAGATCCGAGAACAAGCCAAG GTGGTGAGCCTTCTGGGTAAAATGGAGCGTCTGCGTAGCTTCCCCCTCCATGCCAATATCTGTTCAGCACTGGACAGACACCTCGAGGCTATTTACATTACCCAGGCCAGACGCAAGGAGGAATTTGTCAACACTTCAAACCGTCAGAGACAGGCCAGCACACAtttcagagaggacagag ATATACTGCTACTTGCTACAGCACTGAGGGGTCTGTGTTTGACCACAAGGAAGTCCCGCACTGCCCTGTGGTGTGCCCTACAGATGACCCTACCCAAGTCCAACACGGACAAGCTGGATGAGCAGAGCACCTCTGAGGAGACCAGCCCAGGGAGAACACTTATCCAGTTCTGA
- the LOC135555709 gene encoding frizzled-2-like, whose protein sequence is MKMDFQTSYVTFFALIMSSLMVSAQGDNGIAFPDHGFCQPISIPLCTDIAYNQTIMPNLVGHYNQEDAGLEVHQFYPLVKVQCSPELKFFLCSMYAPVCTVLEKAIPPCRSICERAKHGCEALMNKFGFQWPERLRCENFPVLGDGHICVGQNESTATAPPVHMPVPGTPGVHVYSTSDRPFRCPSVLKVPTYLNYSFLGELDCGAPCEHSRSSGGYMFFNDKEIYFARIWILIWSSLCCASTLFTVTTYLVDMQRFKYPERPIIFLSGCYTMVSIAYIAGYFLGDKVVCNDSFTPDGYKTIVQGTKKEGCTILFMMLYFFSMASSIWWVILSLTWFLAAGMKWGHEAIEANSQYFHLAAWAVPAVKTISILAMGQIEGDVLSGVCFVGLNSLNPIRGFVLAPLFIYLFIGTSFLLAGFVSLFRIRTIMKHDGTKTEKLERLMVRIGVFSVLYTVPATIVIACFFYEQAFRHHWERSWVSRNCKGLAIPCPMQYTPRMTPDFTVYMIKYLMTLIVGITSGFWIWSGKTLHSWRKFYTRLSNRRHGETTV, encoded by the coding sequence ATGAAAATGGATTTTCAAACGAGTTATGTTACTTTTTTCGCACTGATCATGTCGTCATTGATGGTATCAGCGCAAGGGGATAATGGCATTGCTTTCCCGGACCACGGATTTTGCCAGCCTATTTCAATCCCACTATGCACGGACATCGCCTACAATCAAACTATCATGCCCAATCTGGTGGGGCATTACAATCAAGAGGACGCAGGACTGGAGGTGCACCAGTTTTACCCCTTGGTGAAGGTACAGTGCTCGCCGGAACTTAAATTCTTCCTATGTTCAATGTATGCGCCTGTTTGTACAGTTTTGGAAAAGGCCATTCCACCCTGTCGCTCAATTTGCGAGAGGGCAAAGCACGGCTGCGAGGCGCTCATGAATAAATTTGGGTTCCAGTGGCCAGAACGCCTCCGTTGCGAGAATTTCCCCGTGCTTGGAGACGGGCACATTTGCGTGGGTCAGAATGAATCTACTGCCACTGCCCCGCCCGTACACATGCCAGTCCCTGGAACCCCTGGCGTCCATGTCTACTCCACATCAGACAGGCCTTTCCGCTGTCCATCTGTGCTCAAAGTCCCCACTTACCTGAATTATTCGTTTCTGGGGGAGCTGGATTGTGGAGCACCATGTGAACACTCCAGGAGCAGTGGAGGCTACATGTTCTTCAATGACAAAGAGATTTATTTTGCACGCATATGGATCCTCATCTGGTCGTCTCTGTGCTGTGCCTCCACCCTATTCACCGTCACCACCTACCTAGTGGACATGCAGCGCTTCAAGTACCCGGAGAGGCCCATCATCTTCCTTTCTGGGTGCTACACCATGGTCTCCATAGCCTATATCGCTGGCTACTTCCTGGGGGACAAGGTGGTGTGCAATGACAGCTTCACCCCAGACGGATATAAGACCATAGTCCAGGGGACCAAGAAGGAGGGCTGCACCATCCTCTTCATGATGCTGTATTTCTTCAGCATGGCCAGCTCCATCTGGTGGGTCATCCTGTCCCTCACCTGGTTCCTGGCAGCTGGGATGAAATGGGGGCACGAGGCTATTGAGGCCAACTCCCAGTACTTCCACCTGGCAGCCTGGGCTGTGCCCGCCGTGAAGACCATCAGCATCCTGGCCATGGGGCAGATCGAGGGGGACGTGCTCAGTGGGGTGTGCTTTGTGGGCCTCAACAGCCTGAACCCCATACGGGGCTTTGTCCTGGCCCCCCTCTTCATCTACCTCTTCATCGGTACCTCCTTCCTCCTGGCCGGCTTTGTGTCCCTGTTCCGCATCCGCACCATCATGAAGCACGACGGCACCAAGACGGAGAAGCTGGAGCGCCTGATGGTGCGCATCGGGGTGTTCAGCGTGCTCTACACCGTCCCCGCCACCATCGTCATCGCCTGCTTCTTCTACGAGCAGGCCTTCCGCCACCACTGGGAGAGAAGCTGGGTCAGCCGTAACTGTAAAGGCTTAGCCATCCCCTGCCCCATGCAGTACACCCCCCGCATGACCCCCGACTTCACCGTCTACATGATCAAGTACCTGATGACCCTCATAGTGGGCATCACCTCTGGGTTCTGGATCTGGTCTGGCAAGACACTCCACTCCTGGCGCAAGTTCTATACCAGACTCTCAAATCGTAGGCATGGAGAGACCACTGTCTAG